GTCTTTCCCATCCACATTGGATGAGACTGAGCGTGCCCTCTGGGAGGCGAACCCTGGCGCCGGTCCTacatgcagccaactgagccatccttTTGCTAAATATCAAATCATGAGTAAGAGAAGAAGATCCAtttaattgaaaacaaaagCGTAAAATCCTTTTTAGCTTTGAATTGAAACTATTTGTAAATTTGGGTTTGATGAGGTTTAGGTCACCCGTCATCCTTGCCTTTTATGTACATTGCATCCGAATAgtcatgcatgcttttattttgaagtgtctGGACAACTGTTATTTACTTAATGGGGGTGTTTGGGGAATTACAGTGTCCTGCTTAAAGTGTATTAGACTTGGATCAGCTCAGACTTCCGTGTTGAAGAGCATtcgaaaacaaaattaatttaatttggtTCTAGTTCATCGAGGGGCCACTAGGGGGCGTGAGACTGGCATGACTTAATTCTGCAACAGACCTGTCTGAAacctctctgtctgtctcttgTCTTTCAGTGCGCTCATTGCGATAAAAGCTTCCTCAACTCCGCCTTCCTCACAAACCACATGCAGCGTCGACACCCAGACGAGCTCTCTGCACGTACGCCATTCGCGGCGCCAATGTGACAGACCGTTCCCCTCCACGGACGAAGGTTTCATCTCCTGTTTGGCCTTTCAGAGCTGCAGTCGGACAAGAAATCCCAGATTGAGAGTCTGAAGCTGGAGATCGGCGCCCTGAAGGAGCAGATCGCTCAGCAGCAGGAGGCGCTGGCGGCCAAAATCGTTCAGGTAGGTCGCGTCTGTAATGGCGGCTTGGAGCTGTTCCGCCGCGATGACGTGGCTGCGGGTTGATCGCAGGAAAAAGAGCAGGAGTCCGTTCACAAAGACCTGCTGAGGGAGCTGGGCCGCATGGACAGGAAGATCGAGGACAGCCGGGACGGCATCCGCCGGGAGATGGAGCTTCTCTACAGCCGAAATATTCAAGCTCTCAACGTACGAGAAGGTCCCTCCTTCAGTACTCTGCCGCCTCCGCTCTATTCCGATTCACGCTTTCGTTTAAACTTCCAGGAGGCCAACCAGAACCAGAGTAAGCAGGAGAAGCAGGCCAGCCCTGAGAACCCACCGCCGGAGAGAGACGTGGACGCGTTCAGGGATATCCATCTGCAGCAGATGAAGAAGAAGGTCAGCGGGGCGCAGAGGTTTGCAGTCCCACCTGTTCTCAAGCGCCGCCTTTTAACCAAACTATCCTGCAGGAGAAGAAATGGCAATCCAGGCTGCAGGAAATGCAGGCTCAGCACGCTTCGGAGAAGAACCAGGTAGGCCCGGCGCCGCCTCCTTTTGACGCACACTGTAGCGGAGAAAGGAATCCGAAGCTCCtgtctgtttcagctgcaggACGAGCTGTCGTCCATGTCAGAGAAGCTGGAGACCAGCCAGAGGGAGCAGCAGGGGATGAAGAGGAGGctgcaggagcaggagcagaccATCCAGGCTCAGGGAGAGCAGGTCAGCGTTTCCCTCCCTACCGCCGCTGGTTACGCTCGGGCAGGAAGCCAGCCCTTGTTCAGGATTTCCTGCATTTGCCCGCCGTGATACTGTAACTGTGAGGCCGGAGACGGCGTCCAGGAAGCCCCATCTGTGATTATAGGAGAGTGTGTTAACGTTGTTTTCCGTCGCAGATTAAGATTATTTCCTCAATTCTGCCGACCAAAGTCAAGGAAGTGCCAGGTAGGACTTTTCCTCTGTCAGTCGCCGctgatttttacataaaaattagAGTAGTTCTGAACTGCAAAGACTGTGTTGTATTTGCATTTCTTATGGCTTGCTGTGCCTTAGAGCGAACATTTCAGCACCGCCACATACGTAAAAGCTTCAAATAGATTGTTTTATATGATGAACTGACCCCTCTCcccaaaatgatgacatcacaaaccctaaaaaaaaaaaaaaacggagccAAAATCTCTTACGTTGGactcaaaaaatatttattactaAGTCTAAACACGCCAGTAGGGGAAAATTCAAAAGAAggtttgaaattattatgggatgtccaTCTGCGgacaaaatgtgacattttgcaTATTGtgtgaaaacacattttcacacaatatgcaaaataaaaacactcagTTTGTCCAAGCGATCAGAACTAAATTTCACCCAAACGCAGCTAGCTTAAGTAAACAAccagtttcattgacctttaaCCTTAGGAAGaagccgccatcttgaattgaTAGAATAAAGAAACACCTTCTACATATTAAGCTACTGCTAAGGATTTCAGTCTGTTGCCTCCTAACTCCCCGAGCATCACTAGGAAGctactttggggaaaaaaaatgttggttgtaAAGGTTGTACGTGTCCAACGGCGTCAgtgtggcgagctcgcaaaagaGGCGTTTCCCCGTTGCTCACACATATTTTACCTGAATGTTGTGAAATTCCAATACATGAAGCTGAAGGAAATGATATGACCTACAATATGAACATCTTAGGAATGTggatgtggtttaaaaaaaaacttctgttgccaaggaaatccgaAAATTTACTTATGACGATTCTTCTAAAAGTGACATAAACTTGTTCGTCACCCCCCGGTGACCAAGAAAGGAAATGGTTGCTACGGAGATAAACCAACAGAGATGCTgtcattttgaagaaaaaaaaaaagccttattttaagaatttttcagATGTTTGTCAAATATTATGTGTGTGAACCAAAAGCCATAAAATGAACTATAGGAAAACTCTTCTTTCATACAAAtacgcatgttttttttccaaagtgtaACAGTTTTCAACCGTACATCTTTGGTTTTAAATTTCttacattcttttttcttttgtttttaacctttttaaaaaatatttattgaaaccattgaaaaacatgttttttagggGGTTAAACGTCTGTAATTGCAATGcatctttttgttgtttcagtTAACCGCAGTCCACCAGCAGCAGAACCCAAACCAAAGCACGTTGTTCTCGGTAAGATCACCTCACCGGCTCTAACACCTGTCGCTCCACCAGCCTCAGCATCAGCTCGTCTGCACCAAACATTCCCGTTTCCACAATCGGATCCGCCTCCAGGCTTTTGTCTTGCTCtaatacctttttttatttttttatctcgACTCCCAACAACTTGTTCCTCTTGTGCTGCATTATTAGAGGAGCCAGTCTCTACTCTAACGCTGGATCCCATACAGGAGTTATCAGAGGAGGATAAAGGTAACGGCGCGGAGGCGCTCGGCTGCATGCTGCTGCATGGATGCATCTGTTTTACCGCGCAGCTGTTTCCTGCAACGCTGAGAGGCTTTTTAGGTTTTAACCCTTTGCCATCAGAGCTCCAGTGTTCATGTCAGTTGAACTACCGCAACTCTCCAAGCATTTACGCAAATAACaaaattccagcggattctgaagcggaggaaagcagctttgtgctgatatgaaAAACATTGCTTATGTGTTCAAAGAGCGTGTTTCATTTTCACTGTCGCCGGTGACagctcaggtgttaaagggttgaacTGAGCAAAGATGAGCCTAAAAGAACCAAAACATGTTCACATCTGCCAGTGAATGAGCCACATGGAGAAAAGGGACACTTATTTGAGCTCCTATGAATCATACAAAAAGACacaattgaagaaaaaactcaAGTTTTATGTTTATGTAAATATAAAGAAGTGGAACAAACACAGAATCCTTTGCCAAATACGAAATTCAAGATCCTAAAGTCATTAAATGACAGATTAATGACTTTAGTTCTGATTTTATAAACATCCGAGAAGTTCCCTCAACTTCCCCATTGAAGCTCatctgtaaataaataattggaAGTAAGGTGCAGTTCACTAAACAACCACTGGAGGTCccaataaaaaatgtccaaGAATGAGGAATAAAAATGCCAGCAgagttttcttagttttttttttttttttaattgacttcaTAATTTACGCTGATTTCATTTTACCAGCATAAAGTTTTTATCAGCGCAAAACTGCTTTTCCTTACTTTGCTGGAATTGCGGTTGACGAGTTAAGGTAGTCAAAAGAGCGTAAATACTAGAGTTAAAGCTCCGGTGTCAAAAGGGTCAACAAGAACCGCATCGGATCAGAAACGGAGTCCTTCAGACAGGAAAGGTTTCAGTTCTCTTAAACCTCTGAATGATCTGTTTGAATCttgcagtttttctccattACTTTGTCTCATctctgcacacagaaatgacaTCCTCAAAGCTTCCTGTGCTTTTGCCAAAACAGTCTGTAGGGTTCAGCAAAACATCTCTCCCAAAACAGTTCATCTGTGCACCGAAGCTAAGTTTTGTACCGTCCCTTTAGCGTTCTGTTGGTCCCGCAGATCAcaaagttttgacatttttcaccgTAAAACCGCCGACCCCTCATGTCGGGCTGACGGGATATAAAAGGGAATCAAGCTGAAAAGGAAACACGTAATGAACTCACACTGGCAAGGAAATCGCCGCTGTGccggatttttttatttgtgtctttTACTGTAAAGTAAAAGTCTCAGAGCAAGAAGATATACAGTCAAATAAGCTGAACAGGAACTGTATAAATGCACAGATTGAAAGTATCCCTGGGCGTCTTTTCCCGCCGACGTCACACAGAATAACATCCCTTGCGATGCGGCGAGGGGGAAAATCCACAAGGATGCTGTGATGGCGAATGGCgtatatttatatagcgcttttctacctacaaggcccgaagcgctttacagtcacacacacattcacacactggtggcggcttcgctgccgaacactggcgccaacttcccaccagaggcaaggtggggttcagtgtcttgcccaaggacacattgactcatgggcatgcaagCAAGGctggaatcgaacctgcaattgtacgatcatgggttgaccgccctacagctgcaccacggccgcccctgatctgtacacctttttttttttttttttttcaagaaatgagccaaagtgatgggaaaaaaaaaacggcctGAAGAGAATCTGGATTCATGAAGCTCcatccttcatttatttattttctttggtgACAGAAGAACAAAGCTCTggctgttgtttgtttgttgtggcttGTCTGTGGGAGCACGCTCGCCGTTCTTCTCCCTCGTGTTTGTGTCCGTGCTCATTGACCTTGTCTGACCCGTCTCCAGCGGACTCCAGCCTCTCCGAGCCTGAACCCGCAGCGGAGAGGAAACCCAAAGCAGCGCTGAAAGTGGGCGCCAGCGTCAAGAGAGACACGCGCCTCGAGCTGGAGCGGAGCGTGGCCAAGAAGCTGGAGAGCCTGGGGGTGAAGGCTGTAAGTCTGACAGAGAAAAAGACCTGCTCGGCAGCAGAATCCCGTTTTCATTCCCGCTGTGTTCCAGAAGCTGAGCAGCCTGAAGAGCAAGGAGCTCACGTCTGTCATGTCCAAAGTGCGCGCGAAGCGGGAGATGACTGCAAAGAAGATGCCTGAGTATTGGCGCCACCATGAGGAGATCCTCAGAATTGTGGAGAAGAAGCTGGGCGTTAGGAGTGGAGGCAGAGATTTGACCGCAAAGACCAGATCCAAACAGCCTGTTCAAGGTACCAGAGTCTTCAGGACCAGCGGAGAACTACTTTCAGTGATCTGAGGTCTCTGTAGCATCTCAAGCACCTCCGCTTTCGGAGCCGTTTCCTCTCATTTTTGAGGCTTTTCTCTCATTTCCAGTGGTGAAGATCCGGCCCAGATCCAGCAGCCTGCCCTCCACAGCCAGACAGCCCCGAACTCCCCAACCAGcacccagaaccagaaccagcacCCAGCCTAAGACGTCCACACCCAACCCCAAGGCTCCACGCGTCATCAAGTGCGTTCTGGCTTCGTCTGAACATCCTTTTCTTCTCCAAAATGCTCCTTTCTGCAGCGATGGGAGCTTTAGAGATGTTTTTGGAAGAaagcaaaaactattttttatcgCATCCATTAGGACAGTTATTTCATCCTAAATATATCAATAATAGCAATAGTTTGTTAAATATTCAGGCCTCCTGcgaaattatttaaattaaaaacattttttatttttattttaccagatGCCGAACACTCAAATTCtaaacaaagctgctttttaaatccTTCAATGGATTTACAGAAAAACTGAGTTAATGTTGCTGCAATAAAAACCAACCCCACGGCGCCATGGCAGCTGAATAACGTGACGTTGGCATTATAAAGATCATGTTCATGTTCGTTTTTTCTGGAACAGATTCGCCCTAATTGcccaaaatctatttttaaaacacttttctatATTATTATAAAGATTGTAAAACAGCAACACCACTAAGATTCTTCTGGAACTTATCACAGATTATCAGACTATAAAGAAACTCATTTGGCCCTAACTGCCTGAAATGTATTTCTACTTGACTATATTTGTAAAGAGCGATTTTTGGATGTTTTACTGAACACATGACAGATGTCTTAGTACTTGTTTCTAATAAAACTACTAAATTACCGTCATTAAGCTTTCAAAACCTTCATGATGGTTGCTTCAGGACGTGAGTTCTTCTTCTTCATATTTCTCTCCTCATCTTCTTTTTCAGGAGCCATCCCTTCAGTTCGGATGAGTCCGAGGAGGAAGACATGGAGGAAGAGGACGCTTCCAAACCCCCGACCAGCAGATCTCATCCGCCCACCAGAGCGGGCAGATTTGCTCCGGTCCTGACCCGGCAGGAAGAGGTGGGGCTTTTTTCCAAACCCCGACCTCGGCAGGCCCGGCCAGCCGCCGACGCCGTCACCAGGGCCGACATCGAAGACACGGAgagcgaggaagaggaggaggatctgaCGGAGGTCAGCGAGGTGCAGGAGATCACACTAGGAACGCTGCAGGGCTACAGGGACCAGAGCAGCAAGAGAAACCAGAAGGGTGAGCATCAGACAGGGGGGGGTGGGTTCGGTGAGACGCGTGGCTGAAAGTCATTCTACGTTTTAGAGACGTCGATCAATGAGATGGCCAGAAAGATCGAGAAGTTTGCAGAGAGGGTTGTGAAgaaaccagcagggggcgtgAGCGTCCTGCCTACGAGAAAGGACGAGGTCGAGGAGATCTCAGTGagtgttttctctcttttttttttttttttttttttaatggacttCTCACTGATTGGTTTCAGCAAACGAACATTTGTAAGAAGGTTTTGCTGCAGAGAGTCAGAAATCTGACGGTTAAACATctgtggctgcagctcaccgacCTGGAAGGGGGCAGCGACTGGGTGATCTCCAAACCAGCATCCCTTCACGGTTCTGGACCCACAAGGAGGAGCATGGACTCCCCCAGCACCAGCGTATGGGGAACCTCCACCGGGAAGGGCCCCAAATCAGGTGAGAACAAGTCCCAAAGAGAGCCGGATCTAGTCCACGCCGCTTTTGTAACGGGGGCCGCTTTTGTTTCGTCAGATCTGACCGACGCTGGAACAGGAAGCACCCTGAAGAGCAGCATCTGCTCCGTCAGTGACCTCAGCGACTCGGACGACTTCAGCAATAAGCACGACTGAACAAAACCAGCCCCTccctccgtccgtccgtcctcACCCAACGCCAAAAAGACTGATATGTGAAAGAATTCAAGCAATACAAAAGATTTCATCTGTTCAGGGTTCAAAAATGGTtccaataaatcaaaaaaatctatCAAATAGTAATTTACATTTAGATTAATTGATTTGTAGTGccaatttttgcatttttttaattgttcattTGGTAGTCTTAACGCTCCAACTATGGCactgtatttttgtattttgtttgtgtaaaaCTTTGTACATCAAATTAATATCgtttttattttgctctgtATGATAATATTTATGCAGATAATAAACCAATTGTTGAAATAAAAGgatttacttatttattcatGAAGAATTCCGAGGCGTTGTATCAAAATTGGAACCAGAAAaaccaacatttattttaaaaaaacggaCTAATTATTTACACATGATTATAGTTCTATAGATTTTTGACCATTGGGGCAAGAAAGCTACAAAAAGACACAAGTTTGGTTGAGTGCACGTTCACACTGCACTCTTGAGAGTGGATATGTATAGTTTTGAATTTTGCTTTCAAAGCAAATCACTTAATTCTTAACAGTTTTTGTAAATGAGGCTAAAACCACAAGGTTGATTGAAGCCCCTTTCCACTGAACGGAACGGTCcggtatttttttacattctaaaGCTGGACCGAACCGTACCATTCGCCGTGACAGTCCCACTTAGAGTGGAAAAGCCCCCCCGGGACTGCCTGAACCATTCTAAGCCGTACCGTACCACTCAAAGGAAACAAGGCTCTAATGTTGTCGACTGAAATGGACACTGGTgggaaataaaaaccaaaatcaaAGGTTCCCTTCCACTCTGCGTCAGACAAACGTGTCCCGGCCGTAGTTTGAACCGCTTTGTGTTGCAGGCCTGGATGTCCGGCTCGACCTGCCCGCGTTGTACAGGGGCGGCACCGGGGTCACTCTGGACACCGTTGGCGGTTGCATATATGTCCGTCTGGTGCGAGCTGAGGCGTAGGACGCCGGTCTTCGTCGATTCTTTGACCCGCTGATGGGGAGGAAGCAGGAATCAGTGTAAGTTATTCGAAGATGTTTTGCTTTGCTTGAACATAAAGTCAAATATGTGCAGAAAACACTTTCAGAATCACCTGGATTTAAGGCCTTCTTTCCCAGAGAAGTAAACCAGAACCGAGCCTCCACAAATGAGAAGAATGGAGCCTCCCCAGCCAATGAAAACTGCAGCTCCGATTTCAAATCTGAGAAATTTAGAGGGGGACACAAAATCACTCTGACACTTTTAAATATAACTTGTAGTGATGTTAGCTCTGTACGGGACGCACTTTTGTGCCTTGAAGTTTGGATCCACAAACTCTGATACGACTCTGTTGGCCCACCAGGAGTAGGTGATCATGCCACAGAACCCTGCAGAACCACATCATTATTATTACGTGAATATCCTCTGCATCAAggttgaacccccccccccccccttttttttctcaacatttcTTACCGGAAACCAAATATGTGACGCCCCCAGAAAATGTCACCCTGGCGTTTATTACTTCTGTTCCGCCAATTTTAGTGCATTTCATCCCTATCAATGTGAGGACCCCCCCAAAGAAGCCGGTGATGACGGCGGAGACTGCGAGGGCCCTGCAGGCATGCAGGaacactgtgggaggaaatCCATCCGAAAAGTTAGATTTGTAGAGGAGATGGGCaaaaaaatatgacttttagagcgagagagagaaaaaaagagtgatCAGTCTATGTACCCCTCTaatgctttctttctttttctcttctatcTCGGACacacatttttggttttgtcacgTTTGCAAAAATATGTCCTCAtagggagacaaaaaaaaacaatctaaaggAGAAAACACATTGGTATGGATGGATCGTCGTTCCTATCAAAGGTTGGAGCCCTATGTCCTTTCATACAgacaaaaatctgaattttaataaatccaAGGATGTAATTGTGGCCTAAGGTTTTAAGAACACAATAAGGATCATGTAATTTTCGTTAATACATTTTTGCCTGCAATGTACCCAATTGTTAAAATGTtgtggttgttttattttacgaTCACTGCTGACTTTACACTAACTACCACCACATTTGATGCTCTGATGTGATCCCATGTgacacagggtgtcttttattttgaaaggaagtcatgtgaacctctgtcaaaaattcaatttttccggaaaagaaaaagactattatctctttgtgtttatgttttatttatactaaaaaacaaaaccaacagtTTATTTTGATATATCAGagtaataatacaaaaaaattcaaatcaatgtcttatttttcttaAGGGTGACGTCAAACTTTCTGGCTCCTGTTGGGTTGTCGTCAGTAAGAAATCGGGCCAAATGGTTCTTTTAAGTGTTGAAGACCCCTGCTGTAGTTATACACATAGATATGTATTTGTATATCAAGTACAcgaactgaatacttcttcagattAAACTAAAAGTGAACaatatataatttataaaaGTAAACTCCAATTATTCTGCCTAACTTTCAGTACTAAGTACACTTGTACACTTAAAAAGGTTTCCTTTTCCAAAGATTCTAAGTCTCAAAAACATTAGTCTGATAATGTCTCAAATTAGTCTCAAACTACTCTCAATTTAAGGAGAAATAGGGCAGAACATTCCAAAGAGACTGAGTATTGTCACAGAATCatgggcttttttttaaattgaccaACTACAAGCtgtgaatgtttaataaaatatgaagtttttaaggtttttttgtaaattaattttaacttagacacattttttaactttaatttgtctttgtttccaacacacaaaaagcataaaaatgacattcacaTATGACTCATTGTTCAAAGGTATTATTGTAATTTGATTATGATTCATAgcctcaaagacaaaaaaacaaagaaacaatggAAACAGAAGAAACACCAACAGCTGGAgaagctgtaacccttgtgctttcctagtcactttaacattggggtcatctagacccactagtgcgctgaaccttttttcttcaatgatttgtgatcttcactggtgtccatggattacatgaaatctttccacctttatccacctttgtcatggtagggagaacacatcaatgtaaggatcgggtcatctggaccccataggatagcacaagggttaacggaGTCTCACCCGGTAGAGCCAGCATAGAAGGGTAGTCTTTGCAGTCAGAGACCCCAGTGGTGTCGGAGATGCAGTCCCTCCACAGGTTGGAGTAGTAGTTGGCGGTGGTGAGCACGATGCTCCCCACCTCAGAGAAAGTCCAGTACTCTGTGGGAAGAGTGGAGCACACCAAGATCCAGCCACAGAGGCAGGACACAAAGCAGCCGATCTCCACGTACATGACCACCGTGCGGTACTTCATGGtgattctccaaaaccaaaatgtCAAAAGTAGAAACCTGACATCTCACTGTGGGACTCGCTGTTCCCTCTGAGACATTGCTGACATGAAGGTAGTTTGACCAGCAGCCTGTCTGTGTATATTTGCTCTTATCTTTCAGATGGTTCTGTCCAGTAAGCATTCTCCACGTTCCCAGCATTTACAGACTATTCTCCTCAGAATTTGCTTTTGCCATTCGCCAAAATAAATCTCATGTAAATAAACTTTGTAAATGTTATTTGAATTTGCCAATTAGTTACTTTGTttgaaacaactaaataaagacatattatctgccaaaagtgttttaaatatttgattctAAGTAGGCAAATGTAAGCATGAAACTactatttttcttaaatgtgaTTTTCCTCTCTTTTGGAGTTTAGGAAATTGTGCGGAATCTCCTTTTTCCAAGACTTTTCCAATGTCCTTCAAAGCACGAAGCCCCCATTGTGATTAGTgttatattaaataaatttaaagcaGCAGAATTATAAGCGGCAGATAGCAGGTTGGTAATAAAGGAGCTAGCCCTATTTAAAGAGAAtgtatcttattttgaaaggaaagtcAACCACAAGCTAGTTTGTATACAGTAGTTGCCGGtaattaaaaactacaaaatgttTGAAGTTGTTGCATAGAGCTTATATTAAACAGAGCCCAGTACAAAATACTAATACGTTTTGGCTTTGTactgggtttcaaaataaagcaaaaaaattcaatcaaattaaatacataaaaaaatcccgtttttatttttccgtGTTTCAGTATAGACAGGAAACCTGACTCTACTACTACAACACTACTCCTAAACAACATTATGTTTATTAGATCAAAAGTGAATAAAGTTACAAATAAAGAATGCTTTGGTGAATTTgcttattcatgtttttttggccAGTtggcaacaacaaacaaacaaataaataattacaattCCAATTTTTGAATTACAACACTGTTATTCAGTAATGTAACAGAATACTGTGCAAAAACACTTTGTAGCATGTGTTGCATTAATATACAAGCATCAGCTAACAATTTTATTcttcaaaaacacaacttttacatctttttaaaatacatttttggcttTAACAGCTTTTCAGGAAACAGTCTCACAAAAGCATTGACTCGTTCAGTTACTTTTATGaacaaaaaactgcaaaagtcaagtatttgattttttttctcacgaAAGTGGATAGTTGTTTTTCCCAGGTgcgcttttgttttgttttttttctataataaataaaaggtttacAGTCTAACATTCCATGTTTGTgtagacatttattttgaaggctgtGCTAGGAAGCCGGAAGTAGAAAAAGGGAAGTTGTCTGCCAAAGTCTCGTGTTTAGTTTTCCTTAGTAATCCTTAAATGTGCTCTGGGTCCCAAGAAAGAAGGTAAAACTGTGACAGAAATACTTGTACTATGAAAAATACATCGTATTTGCTTCTTTTATATTTTCCCTCTTGAATGTTTACAAGAGGAAGTTACTTTATTTTGGTAAGCATACTAAGAAAGAGATGagaaaaatttatttaaaatgttttttttttagtaaatagAATAAAGACTCAATTTAAGGGGAAAAATTAATTTCCTCTTGAAAAatgtaatacatttaaaatctcTGGATAAAGTTTCCTTTATattgttcatagtttttatggacagaattctaggcgcagccaggggcaggaggagggggtctggtttggggaccacaggatctcctttctgctctttgcagatga
The sequence above is drawn from the Oryzias latipes chromosome 2, ASM223467v1 genome and encodes:
- the LOC101171557 gene encoding zinc finger protein Dzip1 isoform X2, coding for MPFHDGVYYPYTSDTHGTHSSAGIPSLLNSPLSQPSAPGMTPSSGVSSILPFKFRPRRESVDWRRINAVDIDSVVSQLDVDALQEHVSTVTFCSLDGERCQRCQSPVDPALIKLLQLAQLTVEWLLHCQDFLSLSLRAAEERMAAAGREREELLDQMRKQEEKLKNLTAELKQRKKVIRAQQSLLTPRIISSHKCAHCDKSFLNSAFLTNHMQRRHPDELSAQLQSDKKSQIESLKLEIGALKEQIAQQQEALAAKIVQEKEQESVHKDLLRELGRMDRKIEDSRDGIRREMELLYSRNIQALNEANQNQSKQEKQASPENPPPERDVDAFRDIHLQQMKKKEKKWQSRLQEMQAQHASEKNQLQDELSSMSEKLETSQREQQGMKRRLQEQEQTIQAQGEQIKIISSILPTKVKEVPVNRSPPAAEPKPKHVVLEEPVSTLTLDPIQELSEEDKADSSLSEPEPAAERKPKAALKVGASVKRDTRLELERSVAKKLESLGVKALSSLKSKELTSVMSKVRAKREMTAKKMPEYWRHHEEILRIVEKKLGVRSGGRDLTAKTRSKQPVQVVKIRPRSSSLPSTARQPRTPQPAPRTRTSTQPKTSTPNPKAPRVIKSHPFSSDESEEEDMEEEDASKPPTSRSHPPTRAGRFAPVLTRQEEVGLFSKPRPRQARPAADAVTRADIEDTESEEEEEDLTEVSEVQEITLGTLQGYRDQSSKRNQKETSINEMARKIEKFAERVVKKPAGGVSVLPTRKDEVEEISLTDLEGGSDWVISKPASLHGSGPTRRSMDSPSTSVWGTSTGKGPKSDLTDAGTGSTLKSSICSVSDLSDSDDFSNKHD
- the LOC101171557 gene encoding zinc finger protein Dzip1 isoform X1, which produces MPFHDGVYYPYTSDTHGTHSSAGIPSLLNSPLSQPSAPGMTPSSGVSSILPFKFRPRRESVDWRRINAVDIDSVVSQLDVDALQEHVSTVTFCSLDGERCQRCQSPVDPALIKLLQLAQLTVEWLLHCQDFLSLSLRAAEERMAAAGREREELLDQMRKQEEKLKNLTAELKQRKKVIRAQQSLLTPRIISSHKCAHCDKSFLNSAFLTNHMQRRHPDELSAQLQSDKKSQIESLKLEIGALKEQIAQQQEALAAKIVQEKEQESVHKDLLRELGRMDRKIEDSRDGIRREMELLYSRNIQALNEANQNQSKQEKQASPENPPPERDVDAFRDIHLQQMKKKEKKWQSRLQEMQAQHASEKNQLQDELSSMSEKLETSQREQQGMKRRLQEQEQTIQAQGEQIKIISSILPTKVKEVPVNRSPPAAEPKPKHVVLEEPVSTLTLDPIQELSEEDKADSSLSEPEPAAERKPKAALKVGASVKRDTRLELERSVAKKLESLGVKAKLSSLKSKELTSVMSKVRAKREMTAKKMPEYWRHHEEILRIVEKKLGVRSGGRDLTAKTRSKQPVQVVKIRPRSSSLPSTARQPRTPQPAPRTRTSTQPKTSTPNPKAPRVIKSHPFSSDESEEEDMEEEDASKPPTSRSHPPTRAGRFAPVLTRQEEVGLFSKPRPRQARPAADAVTRADIEDTESEEEEEDLTEVSEVQEITLGTLQGYRDQSSKRNQKETSINEMARKIEKFAERVVKKPAGGVSVLPTRKDEVEEISLTDLEGGSDWVISKPASLHGSGPTRRSMDSPSTSVWGTSTGKGPKSDLTDAGTGSTLKSSICSVSDLSDSDDFSNKHD
- the LOC101171557 gene encoding zinc finger protein Dzip1 isoform X3, producing the protein MPFHDGVYYPYTSDTHGTHSSAGIPSLLNSPLSQPSAPGMTPSSGVSSILPFKFRPRRESVDWRRINAVDIDSVVSQLDVDALQEHVSTVTFCSLDGERCQRCQSPVDPALIKLLQLAQLTVEWLLHCQDFLSLSLRAAEERMAAAGREREELLDQMRKQEEKLKNLTAELKQRKKVIRAQQSLLTPRIISSHKCAHCDKSFLNSAFLTNHMQRRHPDELSAQLQSDKKSQIESLKLEIGALKEQIAQQQEALAAKIVQEKEQESVHKDLLRELGRMDRKIEDSRDGIRREMELLYSRNIQALNEANQNQSKQEKQASPENPPPERDVDAFRDIHLQQMKKKEKKWQSRLQEMQAQHASEKNQLQDELSSMSEKLETSQREQQGMKRRLQEQEQTIQAQGEQIKIISSILPTKVKEVPVNRSPPAAEPKPKHVVLADSSLSEPEPAAERKPKAALKVGASVKRDTRLELERSVAKKLESLGVKAKLSSLKSKELTSVMSKVRAKREMTAKKMPEYWRHHEEILRIVEKKLGVRSGGRDLTAKTRSKQPVQVVKIRPRSSSLPSTARQPRTPQPAPRTRTSTQPKTSTPNPKAPRVIKSHPFSSDESEEEDMEEEDASKPPTSRSHPPTRAGRFAPVLTRQEEVGLFSKPRPRQARPAADAVTRADIEDTESEEEEEDLTEVSEVQEITLGTLQGYRDQSSKRNQKETSINEMARKIEKFAERVVKKPAGGVSVLPTRKDEVEEISLTDLEGGSDWVISKPASLHGSGPTRRSMDSPSTSVWGTSTGKGPKSDLTDAGTGSTLKSSICSVSDLSDSDDFSNKHD
- the LOC101171811 gene encoding claudin-10-like, whose product is MKYRTVVMYVEIGCFVSCLCGWILVCSTLPTEYWTFSEVGSIVLTTANYYSNLWRDCISDTTGVSDCKDYPSMLALPVFLHACRALAVSAVITGFFGGVLTLIGMKCTKIGGTEVINARVTFSGGVTYLVSGFCGMITYSWWANRVVSEFVDPNFKAQKFEIGAAVFIGWGGSILLICGGSVLVYFSGKEGLKSSGSKNRRRPASYASARTRRTYMQPPTVSRVTPVPPLYNAGRSSRTSRPATQSGSNYGRDTFV